Part of the Cercospora beticola chromosome 5, complete sequence genome is shown below.
ATATCAAGACGCGGATCTCCTCGACATGGTTGATCGCTGTCTGGAGTATCAACCGGCAGACCGTCCGACGCCTGAAGCATTGAGGAAGTGGATCACGAAGAAGATCGCCGCGGATCCTTGGCTGAGCGTTGAGTCCTGGGGAGGAGAACATCCAGTTGCTTTCGCTCGTGTCGTCGAACCGAAGACCCACAAACATTACATCGGCATGTCATTCAATGAAATCACTGGACTGCCACCCGGCGCACCTTATCCTGGCGGCGGCGCGCGCGAACGGCGGTCAAGGCCTCCCGGTAGACGGTTCGGAACTCGTcctccatcatcaccaccgagAAATCCTTTTTCTGACGGGGCGGCGGCATGGTTAGGCGATAGCTGAGAGGCCACCTTCGTGCTGCAGGCCATTGTAGATAGCTCCCCATCTTTTCAATCTGGCACACCTACTTGAGTGAGTGCCTCCGTGACTAAAGACGCAATTCTTGAAACTCATCATCCTGTGAGAAATTGAGATGGAATCGTGGGCACTTCGCATATTCCAGTGTAGCACCGTCTCCTGTCTCGAAGTCGACGACACGGCCTCCAGTTTCCTTATCCTCGCTCAGATACATAGCTTGCAAGCCATCGCCGCTCATGGTCTTCTGCCATGACGGGATACAGAAGCCAAATATTTGTCCTGTAACATCCCAATACGTCTGTTGTTGCGTATTCAGGTACTTAAATTTGCCCTTGATCTTGAATGCCAAAGGTGTGTTCCTGCTCTCTTCAAATAGCTCTTTCAGCTTTTTCGCTGTCGTCCCAGATGAAGCCTTCATCCTCTCTTTTGGCTGAAACGTAGTGACCATGACGAACGGAAGCTGGTCGTCCTTCTCGGCCAGATCCGCGTCTCCATCTTTGTCAACAGCGTACGGTGTTCCATCGACTAACACGAGATCgctctcttcgtcttcgaaaAGCCCAATGCCGTGATCACCTTGCGTCTTGAGGAAAGCTGTGGGAGGACCTCCATCTTTGAGGCCGGCGTTGTATGCCGAGAGTAGTGAGAACTGGAAGATGTCGTTCGGAGCCATCTCTTACGCGTCTGTTCGTTTGCCTGCGCTACTGTAAGTGTGTCAGGGGAGATGGTCAGCAGCTACAGTATGCGCGCCCATGGGATCAAGGCCAGAGACGCGCCATACAAAGCAGCTCGTCAGTGTCGGCATTCTCACCGCTTCGTCATGCAGCTAGACAAGCTTGTGGTAAAACTGCAGCTGGCCGGTGTATTCGTCTACTTCAGGGCTGTGTGCGCGCGAGACATCGTCTCTGTCAGCGCACAAAACTGATCCTGAGCTATGCGGTCGAGCATAACCGCCGTCGGTCTTGCTGAGAGACCGAAGTACAGGGCGTAGGGCGTGATATGACTCTGTTGTGAAGAATTACTGTAAGCCGCCGAGCTGCTCCAATGCCGATGTCGCTAACGGTCATGCATTGCCTGTTTGCTCATCTGTCATTTTGGAACGCGTCTTCGGATCGGCCATGTTGAAGAGCATCTTGAGGAGCACGCACGCGTGGAGAACAACACCTTCGCAATTGCGACCAACACAAGTGACAAGAACGACGGGAACTTCGTGCCTAAGGCATTCACATCCTCACGCAGCATGTCGTCTTCGGGCCCGAGAATACTCCTCCACGGCACAGGAGGAGTGGGAGCAGTCTACGCCTATCAACTACTCAAAGGAGGTGCCGACGTAACGGCAATCTGCCGATCCAACTACGAAGCAGTCAAAGACAATGGAATTCTCATCGACTCAGACATCTATGGCAAAGGCCTACACATCAATCCAAAAGTCGCTCGAACTCCTCAAGAAGCTGCCGAAAATGGACCTTATGATTATCTGCTTGTAGCAACCAAAGCCTTCCCGGAGTCCAAGACTTCCGAGACGATAGCGCCTGCTGTCACACCAGGCAAGACTACGATCGCTTTGCTTCAGAATGGCGTTGGTATCGAGCAGGAGTACGCGGAACGATTCCCAGAGAACACACTTCTCAGCTGTGTGATCTATCAGCCAACAACACAAATCTCACCAGGCCATGTTCGTCACGGCAACTTTGAGAGCTTCGCAACTGGACCTTTTCCAGCATCCGCTCACGAGAATCCATCTGTCAAGGCTTCGGGCGAAAAGCTGGTCGAGATCCTCAACGCCGGTGGAGGCAACGCAACCTATCACTCAGATATCCAAGAACTCCGCTGGTCCAAACTTCTGCTCAACGTACCATTCAACTCCATCACCGCTCTAACATTAGCACGTGATCTGCCTTTCCTGGCTTCATCAGAACTCGCAGAACCAGTCGTGAAGGGCGTGCTCGATGAAGTCGTGGCCATATCCCAAGCACTGGGGTACAAGAACATTACGAAGGAGGGTGCCTATGAAGGACTTGCCAAGATCATGGCTCGGAAAGGGACGCTGGGGATTGAGTATAGCATGTTGACGGATGTTCTTCATGCGAGGAAGATGGAACATGAGGTGATTTTGGGGAATCCAGTGAGAACTGCGCAGAAGTTGGGTGTGCAGGTGCCGAGGATGGAGATGCTTTATGCTTTGGTGAAAGCGTTGGATTTGGcgcagcagaagaggaagccgGGGCAGAGTTTGGATTGTGAGGACTTGGGCACTGCGGGTGCGAGTTAGCGTGTGGTATCCAGTACGTTTCATTGCTGCATATCTGGCGTTGTCGCATAGCGTCAAGGGTGGTCAAGGTACAGACGTATGCTTAGATgtagactatagaaactgCACATTAGCATTACATTATGCTGCAATCCGTCGCCTGCTTCGAAACGCTGTCCCGTCTTGATTCTCTGTCGTAATAACGAATGATGGAGGGTATCTTGAACTCTGAACAAAGCACGCTCGCTATGCCAAACACAAACCCAGATGACCAAAGCAGACCGCTCGCTTCAAAATGCAACAAAAGTGTCCCaatcatcaacaacatcttCCACTGCTTCCTGCAAGTCCCAGGACTCCTCGTCCTTTCCTTCGTCGTCTCGTGCTGCCACCATATCCATCACTCGTTAGTCCGCCAGACTTTATACTGCTCGATCCGTCATCAAATCTGTAATAGTCCGCATCTCCGTACTGTATTCCACTCATAGGGTCATCAGGATCAATTTCTCCCAGCTCAATCTTCGTCAAGATAATTCGTGCGAGCTTGTTGAACGCTTCTTCCACGCCGTCTCCAGACAACGCACTCACTTCCATCGCAGCCGGAATTCTGTTCTGGCTGGCCCAGTTCCCAGCGATGCTTGCGTTCACTCCTCGGTCGTTCTCGCTTGCTATAGTCGCTCTTTGTTGACTTCCCAACGTGATCGGCAAGCTTCCTGGTCCAATCGTTCCTGTCCGACTGCTCAAGCTCCCGAAAGCATCGCCGTCCAGCAGACTTTCCTGCTGCACTTCTCTCGCCAGATCCGGGTCCTCTTTCAAATCCTTCTTATTTCCAACCAGCACAACACTCAGATGCGGACTACCCAGCGTCCTCGCATCTCGCAGAAATTCTCCCAGCCCACGAAACGACTCCGGATTGTTCACATCATACACCAGAATCGCACCTGCAGCGCCGCGATAGTACGATCTGCTCACGCTTCGAAAGCGCTCCGTGCCCGCTGTATCCCAAAGCTGTAACTTTATCCTTTTCCTTCGAGGCGCAACTGTATCTCGACCTCGATATGTCCCGTTCGCAGCACCCGACTCGCCGATTTTGACAATCTTGCTCGCGAATTCTACACCGATTGTTTGGGAGGATAGAACGCGCCATTCGGATTTTACGAAGCGGTGGAGGAGACAGGATTTCCCTGCGTTTGAGGGGCCGAGGAGAATGATTTTGGCGAGGTAGTCGTACATGGAACCCAGTTCTTGGGGTCCATGGCTGCTGGGTGGGAGATCGGTGGCGGTGTTTGTTGATGAGGCTGTGCCTCTTCGCTGGCGAGGCATGATCGGATATCGTCGAGGCTGTGCTATCGGGAGGACATGGCGGACTGGTGCCGCTGCGTGAGACTTGCGGAGAGTCGAGATGCGATGGACTGTGGTACTGGGTCAGGTGAGGTGGGTATCTGATGTTGCCAAGCGAAGCGTGGGGACCGATCACATGCAACTTCCACATTCCGACCTCTGGTCAATCGTCCCTCTTCGCTCTACACTATCATCAATGTCTGGCCATCTGAGTGTTCTCTCATCAGTGATCGATCATCGTAGTCTCCACGCACTTTGCAGCTAACCATCGCAGCACCACGACGTACTATTCAAGCACAGAGAGCATGCGGACCACGCGAAGGCAAGAACCAGGATTTGCAGTAATACCAAGTTCATCTGGGAAACTCTGTACCGCGAGTGACTGGTCTTCTACACGCTTCGGGTGTGAGCAAGCAAACCCCCTCTGCGCTGGCCGGCTCACAAGATCCCTCGGAATCCGACATACTGCTGGCCCTGCAGTTCTCTGCGTACGCAGTCGATTCTGCCATAGCAAGAGCTTACCATACCCTTTGGAAAAGGATGGGCTGGTATGGCTACACTAGGGCGTGAAGCAAACAGGAAAAATACTACTTCAGACGACTTCATTGAAGTGATATAGAGCTTTAGCTACTACCAAAGTTCATGAAGACCTCTTCAACCAGCGATCAGGCTTCTCACATACTCCATTTCTAAACAGTATCCCATATATCAAGTATCACCAGCATCATTTTCGACCAGCAAGGATGGGAACCATGAAATCCGCTTTGACTATACTTGCCATGCTCATAGCAGCTACCTCCGCAGTATCATATCAACCTGCATCACGTTCATTCCATATCGCTAACCACGCTTCCAGGCCCCCGTTGCAAACCATCGTCCCGACATCCCATCAACTGCCGTGAACCCTGCGATCGCAGTAGACCAGCAAGCACAGATACTTAGACGTTGTCATCTTGGCCATTCCCATGGCGGACTGGAAGTCCCACTCTACTGTCCGAACGGCGTTGATGATGTatacgaggacgatgaggaaacGATTGCGAAACGGAATCACATTGGTGTTATCCACGCCGAAGGCGTCCACACTACTGAGATGCCGGATGATCTGGTCAGCAAGAGAGTTGCAGAGCCATCGCATGATGGGGAGGACGATGCAGGAGTGAACTAGGGACGATGATTCTATGGTTGCAAAGACTGATGACAGTGAAGCAAAGCTAGCTTAGGAAGTATCAGGGTACCATTGGTATCATATCAATTGCAAACCGTAGTGCAGCTTGACAGTCCACTCTCACTTACCCGTATCCATGGTGCTCAAAAAGCCAGCGCCCACGACCTCTTGATCCATCCTTCATCCAATACGAGCAACAACACTCGGGGGTTATCCCGCCATGACAAGACAGGTCTCTCTCCCTTCTGCATCTTGTGCGACTCCTGTCAACCGCGGCATAGAACAATTCCGAATTCTCTCCCCTACACCATCGTTCTCTTACTCGCTCAACATTCTACTCCATGTAATGCCCCACGAAACACAAACTATACCTTCTGACCCAACGAATCACATCTCTGCACAAGTGAACGCCTAGGCAAAGAGAGGGTTTGAGATATTTCTGACTGTGGCTGATGAAACAACAACCAGATCTCCACGACCCGCTCTCGGAAGTTGTATCGGAGCACAGAAAGTTTTAGACTTGTCGGGTACAGCTTTGTATGTCGATACCCTGGAAGTTAGAAGAGCTGTTGGGTATTAATGGGTGCCAGCGCTGTGGCCTAAGGTTTTAGGACGTGAGGAGCCGATGGTTATATGACTCGACATTCAGCTGCGTAGGGTTGAGCTCAATACAGTTCTAAATCTGCATACGCGGAACATAAGGGTATAAGCTCAGAACTGGCCAAAGGAGTTGTTAGTTAATTTGCCTCGATATCGACCCAATTGACGAGCTCCTTAGGGCTACCCGGGTTGCTCCTCCCAATCTTATTCGGCCGATCAAGGCAAAAGTGCTCTGAATCGGCTGCCAAAAAGGGAGCAAATGCCCAAGAATCGATATATTCCTTGCTTACCGTTCCCCGTATGCAGATTTATAACTGTAGTAGGCATACCAGGCATCTGGTACGAACGGAGTTTCGGGCGCAAAAGAATCTCCAATCGAGGAAAAGCAAAATGCGATATCCCGTTTCGACTGAAGCTCGAGGACAGGTTCTTGGTTGGACGTGAAGTATGTTGACGGAGTAAAAGCCGAAAGTTTCCTCAAATGCAAGATAGGACTTTTGGCTGAGATATGACAGGTGAACCTAAGCCAGTTCTTGATACCTTGACTCGTGCTTCGTGAGGGACTCTCAGCTGGCAATATGTGAACATGAGAGGGCGACGACTATCTCGCCTTAATGGGCGAACAATGCTAGATCATGAGCCGTTCTAAGTCGGACCTTGAACCCTCAAGTTGTGTGTCATTGACTACAATTCTTCGCTGAGAGCAATCGTCAGCATTCGCATACTTCTGTACCACCTCAAAGCGGAAGTTCTCGGATCGGCATATATGGTGGACGGATATCTCGGTGCGAGAGAGCGTGATCTGGCATAGGACACATTTCCTCGCTACGGCATCGTGGCCGATTCGGTAGACTGATGAGTGAAGTAGGTGTTTGCTGCGGCACAGTAGGTCATGCTGCTATTCTTGAACCTGCGATCGACCAACCGCGATACGGTGTGCAGTGCCCGTATGCCTCGTGTAGGTAGTAAGTGGTAAGTAACGCAAGACTAATCACGAGTAAGGCCGAGGCCCTCATGAGCCACAGCTACAAGCAACAAGGTGTGCTTGCAGGTGTGACAGGCACGACAGGTGCGTAGGGCTAGACCATTTTTTCCCTGTCGCGTTGGGAAGCACCAAGAGACCTCATGCAGCCCTATTTGGTCGGTACACGTCCTCTGTGCATGGCATGATGTGCGCGGAAGGCGACTTCTCCGTCAAATGTTCAGGAGGCTTGAGTAGTGGCTGTGCTTTGTGTGTAGGTCACGAGTCGTGGATAACAAAGAGTCTTGCTGGAGTGTGCAAATCGTCGAGTGGGTGCTATTCAGGCTGTTCTGTTTTCTCGGAAGCGTCGCTACCGAAAAGCCCCGCCGTGGGCAGATCTATGTGCAGATCTGGCACGATCGGCGTGGCCTTGGCGAGGTGGGCCCGGCTCGCTTGCGGCAGCTGTTGCTATTCTTGCTTGGTGTCCAGGCCAGGCCAGGCCAGCTCAATAGTGTTCGCAACATCGTAAGGTAGGTGCTGCTTGAGTGGTGATCATGCTCCAGTATCCATGGTCAGCTGGTACAGTCGTGTACGAGGCAAAGCAAGTCGGCATCTGAAGGTCCAAGTGCAAGAAGGGCATACTTCGGACAGAATTTGTGATGTTACACATCAGCTGAGCAAAGAGAGCTCGAACAGGCAGGTGTACGCTGCTACATGACCAGGCAGTAGGATTCTTCGACAGTCTATTGACTGCTAGAACGATGATTTGTCCGCTTCAGCTTGGTCAGAAACGCGGCAGCCCTAGCACCTAAGATTCAAACGGATAGCACAAAAGCCGTAGGCACCAGCCACAGCTTCTGGCCATGCGCCACAGCTCGTGGACTCCGAAAGAAGGGCACAGAGAGCGATGACccgcttcttcgaggctGAAGCCAATCATTGATGTGTTTTCAAAGACTGCACAGCCAGATCCACGTGGGTATGAAGTCATCTTGCACTGTGGCTTCGAGCGAAATTCGGTCCGCTCGCTTGTTGACTCCAATGAGTGCAGGGCGCATCGCTGCTTACCGCATCAGCGGAGGTCGGCGACAGGAATCGGCTTGAAGAGGAGAGCGAATGGTAGCTGTGTATGTACTGTACTGCCTCTCGTCGCTTTCGTGCCAGGTTTCACTTGACCAGCACACAAGCTCGCTGCAGACTTTTCACGGCATGTCCGAAGCGCTCATGTTCCGCAGTCCCAGGCAGCGGATGAATCATGCGGTATTCCATATCTTGCTACTGCCAAGGGTGTTGCGCGGCACATACCTCAGCCGTCTTCGTAGGTGGTGACCTGCTTGCTCTGGCACGAAAGACTAATGGTCAGATAATCCTTGGCAATAGCCAACAACACGATCCAATACTACGCTATCCAAACCCAGGGCATTTGTGCAGAGCGGCTCATATGTATTGGTGTGGATATAGAGCTGACCAACCACAACAGGCAGAGCGTCTTTGGCTAGCATTTGCAAGCATGAGCCGGTCATGTTGACACAGATCTTCAGTCCGCTTTTGCTTCGGTCCACGGCTCGCTGTTCGTAATGCGTCGCGCCTGGCATTAAGCATAACCAGGGGCGGAAGACGGTTCCTGTGCAGGAGCACGCACAAATCAGGAGGATTGGCGAATGGGAGGGAGCAGCGATGGGTAGTGGGCAAGCCGACAGCTTCCACAATGCCTGCATGGAAGCATGTGCTGGGAGTCGGCGGGCGGAGATAGGTCTGTTCTCAGCATGCAACGTGAGTATGCAGGTGGAATGGAACCCACACGCTACCGGCAAGGAGCGACCGAATCGCAGGTGTGGCTCAGCCACACTTGCAAAGCCGAGACCCTAGGAGATGCCAGGCCTGAGAACAGTCTTTCTGCACACACAAAACCGCAACTCGTCCGCTCCGTCGTCGCATTCTGGACAGTCATACCTCACGAAGCCTCTCTCAGCATCCCGACACGTGCCGCAGCGCCGCACGCATCTCTGGAAACTTCTCGCCACAACGCTCGGCGTCGACTCAGCACACGGACATAGTGAGTCGCGGATGACATAGCCAGTCCCAGCGGACAGGCCAAATTCCGGGGTCTTTTTTGAAAGGGAACCGATGATGCAATTGAATCGTTACTTCCCTTCGAACTTCGACACCTCCAATTCACACCTCACACACCACAACCCACACGCATCCTTcaccacgacgacgacaccgCACACCAATTCCTACCCCTCCGAGCCGCAAATATACCAGCAAGCATTGGCTCTGCTGCGACAGGCACAAGATTCGTATACTCCCAACACCACATCGCACCTGCTTCCAGCACCCGCCGTGCAGCATACGTCTGCATCGCTCTTGCTGAATTCGACACCACCACCGGCCTTGAGGCACGACTCGGCCGTATCAGACGCCACTGTGGATTGGCAACAGGGCATGTACGCGGCGTCGTACAACAGCAACGTGGGAGGAACAAATTATTCGCAAGGCCTGCAGCGGTCAGGGAGTCATCAACGCACTCCGTCAGCCTCGACCGTCGCATCGACTGGTCCGGCGTCTCCGTACACGTACAACAACTCGTATCCGCACATCGCCAACACGGATCGCCTGCCAGACTCACCGGCCAACTTTGCTGACCAAGCATTGTTCCCAAAAGCCTTTGCGGCATCTTCACAAAACACAAACGGGAGCGACTTCGCTCCTGTGGGATACGCGCCCAGTGCGGCAGCTCATATGTCCAGCGCACACCTGGCTATGAAAAACTTCGGATTCGATTACCACAACTCTGAAGACTTTTCAGATTTCCCGCCATCAAGACAATCAATGTCCAGCTACGGCAACGATTCGCCGGCCACACCACAATCTGGTGCTGCCGAAGGCGATACCAAGACATACAGCTTGTCGCAGCAAAATGGTGAGATTGATTGCTTTGTTGCAGATCCCTCGTTTGAGTACTCATTGTTCGCCGAAGCAGATTACAAGCCATCCAACCCACATGTGCAACTCTTTCGCACGGAATCGGCAGCATATCAAGATGAGCTCTACAACCCGAATCAAGGATATGCATCGTCAGCGCCGAAATCtcaagcacagcagcaatATCTGTCACCGCACCGAAATTTGATCACAGAACGTTTGCAAACGGCAAATTTGGCGCGGTCGACATCGCCCTCTTCGGCCATATCGCGCGATCGCTCACCCTTCAGAGACGGCTCACCACTTGCACCAACGAAAGAATGGAAGCCTCAGGTGCAAGATGGGCGTGTCGGCACAGCCGCGAGCCTACGTCAGCAACAGAAAGACGCGGCCGCAGAGGCTGAATTTGCCCGCAACCGGGCCTCGTTACAGCGAGAGCCGACCAAGACGATATCTCCAAAAGATGCGCTCCTCGACTACAACGATAATGACCAGCAACCGCTGTTCCAAGACAGCATCCCAGCAGGCTACAAGCAACACCTTAGTGGGACCGAGCAGTGGCCAACCAGTACCTATATGGGTGCGCCAAGCGTAGCCTTCGCCGGCCTGCCCGCCACTGGTCAACAGAATATCAGTTTTAGAAACGCCACCTCAGCTGACACGGATCTGTCAGCCAACGGATTTGACTTTACATCTTTGCCACAGAGCAATGGTCAAATGTCCCACAACCCCTACCAGGCCAACTATCAAGCTGCTATTGCTGCACAGATGAACACACACACCGACTCAACTCCGGACTTCCCTGCTGGTCTGCCCTCTATGGAGACATCCATCAGTGACGCTGGCTTCCCACAATCATCACAAGAAAGCATCGCAAACGGCACAGCCGCAACTTCAGCACCACAGAAGCCTGCCGACACTCGTGCCAATACTGGAGCTTACACTTGCACATACCACGGGTGTACACAACGCTTCAGCAGTCCCAACGACTTGCAAAAACACAAGCGCGATTACCATcgctcgcagcagaagaatAACCGGGAAAGCACGTCACCCAACACGACCGCCGATGATgagtcttcatcgtcacccAGGTCTGAGGCCTCGCCCGCGCCATCGGGTAACGGCATGACATCTGCCGCCATCCTTGCTAGGAACTCGCAAGCCGGACCTCACAAGTGTACACGCATCAACCCATCAACTGGCAAGCCATGCAACACAATATTCTCTCGGCCTTACGACCTGACGCGTCACGAGGATACTATCCACAACAACCGCAAGCAAAAGGTCCGATGCCCCATGTGCCGTGAGGAAAAGACCTTCTCACGAAATGACGCTCTCACCCGACACATGCGTGTCGTGCATCCCGAGGTCGAGAGCATGGGCAAGCGACCCAGACGCAGCGACTGAGAGCTTGTAACATCACCATCGCATTCCCGCAACAGCATTTTCCGGCGAACAGGATCTTAGAAGAGCAGGCTCATAGTGTGGCATTTCTTGTTCATCTTTTCTTACTAT
Proteins encoded:
- a CDS encoding uncharacterized protein (antiSMASH:Cluster_18) is translated as MAPNDIFQFSLLSAYNAGLKDGGPPTAFLKTQGDHGIGLFEDEESDLVLVDGTPYAVDKDGDADLAEKDDQLPFVMVTTFQPKERMKASSGTTAKKLKELFEESRNTPLAFKIKGKFKYLNTQQQTYWDVTGQIFGFCIPSWQKTMSGDGLQAMYLSEDKETGGRVVDFETGDGATLEYAKCPRFHLNFSQDDEFQELRL
- a CDS encoding uncharacterized protein (antiSMASH:Cluster_18); the protein is MSSSGPRILLHGTGGVGAVYAYQLLKGGADVTAICRSNYEAVKDNGILIDSDIYGKGLHINPKVARTPQEAAENGPYDYLLVATKAFPESKTSETIAPAVTPGKTTIALLQNGVGIEQEYAERFPENTLLSCVIYQPTTQISPGHVRHGNFESFATGPFPASAHENPSVKASGEKLVEILNAGGGNATYHSDIQELRWSKLLLNVPFNSITALTLARDLPFLASSELAEPVVKGVLDEVVAISQALGYKNITKEGAYEGLAKIMARKGTLGIEYSMLTDVLHARKMEHEVILGNPVRTAQKLGVQVPRMEMLYALVKALDLAQQKRKPGQSLDCEDLGTAGAS
- a CDS encoding uncharacterized protein (antiSMASH:Cluster_18) → MPRQRRGTASSTNTATDLPPSSHGPQELGSMYDYLAKIILLGPSNAGKSCLLHRFVKSEWRVLSSQTIGVEFASKIVKIGESGAANGTYRGRDTVAPRRKRIKLQLWDTAGTERFRSVSRSYYRGAAGAILVYDVNNPESFRGLGEFLRDARTLGSPHLSVVLVGNKKDLKEDPDLAREVQQESLLDGDAFGSLSSRTGTIGPGSLPITLGSQQRATIASENDRGVNASIAGNWASQNRIPAAMEVSALSGDGVEEAFNKLARIILTKIELGEIDPDDPMSGIQYGDADYYRFDDGSSSIKSGGLTSDGYGGSTRRRRKGRGVLGLAGSSGRCC
- a CDS encoding uncharacterized protein (antiSMASH:Cluster_18), with amino-acid sequence MGTMKSALTILAMLIAATSAAPVANHRPDIPSTAVNPAIAVDQQAQILRRCHLGHSHGGLEVPLYCPNGVDDVYEDDEETIAKRNHIGVIHAEGVHTTEMPDDLVSKRVAEPSHDGEDDAGVN
- a CDS encoding uncharacterized protein (antiSMASH:Cluster_18) codes for the protein MMQLNRYFPSNFDTSNSHLTHHNPHASFTTTTTPHTNSYPSEPQIYQQALALLRQAQDSYTPNTTSHLLPAPAVQHTSASLLLNSTPPPALRHDSAVSDATVDWQQGMYAASYNSNVGGTNYSQGLQRSGSHQRTPSASTVASTGPASPYTYNNSYPHIANTDRLPDSPANFADQALFPKAFAASSQNTNGSDFAPVGYAPSAAAHMSSAHLAMKNFGFDYHNSEDFSDFPPSRQSMSSYGNDSPATPQSGAAEGDTKTYSLSQQNDYKPSNPHVQLFRTESAAYQDELYNPNQGYASSAPKSQAQQQYLSPHRNLITERLQTANLARSTSPSSAISRDRSPFRDGSPLAPTKEWKPQVQDGRVGTAASLRQQQKDAAAEAEFARNRASLQREPTKTISPKDALLDYNDNDQQPLFQDSIPAGYKQHLSGTEQWPTSTYMGAPSVAFAGLPATGQQNISFRNATSADTDLSANGFDFTSLPQSNGQMSHNPYQANYQAAIAAQMNTHTDSTPDFPAGLPSMETSISDAGFPQSSQESIANGTAATSAPQKPADTRANTGAYTCTYHGCTQRFSSPNDLQKHKRDYHRSQQKNNRESTSPNTTADDESSSSPRSEASPAPSGNGMTSAAILARNSQAGPHKCTRINPSTGKPCNTIFSRPYDLTRHEDTIHNNRKQKVRCPMCREEKTFSRNDALTRHMRVVHPEVESMGKRPRRSD